In Methanofollis aquaemaris, the genomic window GCGAGTATCGTGCTCGAAGTGATGAACCGGGCCGGTGCGCCGGTGGAGTACGAGGTGGTGCCTGGCGTCACGGCCTCGTGCGCCGGGGCCTCGCTTCTCGGTTCCCCGCTCACCGGCGATCATGTCACCCTCTCGCTCTCGGACCTCCTCACGCCGTGGGAGACGATCGAGACAAGACTCGACCTCGCCTTCCTGATGGGTGTGCCGGTGGCCCTGTACAACCCGAAGAGTCATGGCAGGCCTGAAAACCTCTCCATGGCACTTGCGATCGCCCTCAGGCACCGCTCGCCCGGGACGCCGGTGGGGCTGGTGCGGAACGCCTACCGCGACGGGCAGGAGACGGCGGTGACGACCCTCGGCGATCTTGCTGAGGACGACTCGGCCGTCGACATGCGCACGCTCGTCATCGTCGGCGGGACCGAGACTTTCAGGATGCAGGACGGCGGGATGCTCACACCGAGAGGATATGGGAGGAAGTATGTATATTGATCCCGGCGCCGACACGCCCGAAGGGTATGCGATCTCGCGGACGAGCAGGTCGCTGGCCCGCCAGGTGATCGGGGACCGGACGCCTGAAGATCGGATCAGGCAGCGGTGTGCGATCTCGGTCGGCGACTTCGTGATGGCCGACCTGGTGCGGTTCAAGGGAGAGGCGGTCGAGGCCGGGCTCTCAGCCCTGGAGCAGGGCGCCCCCATCATCACCGACATCCATATGGTGCAGATGGGGATCAGGAAGAAGGAGCACCACTCAGAGG contains:
- the cobJ gene encoding precorrin-3B C(17)-methyltransferase is translated as MGIGPGGIAQMTGQAADAIRDAEYVIGNAFYLEQIAPLLGGQEVIRSSMGREVERAQKCVDLARTHRVVMVSGGDPGVYGMASIVLEVMNRAGAPVEYEVVPGVTASCAGASLLGSPLTGDHVTLSLSDLLTPWETIETRLDLAFLMGVPVALYNPKSHGRPENLSMALAIALRHRSPGTPVGLVRNAYRDGQETAVTTLGDLAEDDSAVDMRTLVIVGGTETFRMQDGGMLTPRGYGRKYVY